The region TCATAATCAGGATCAGCCATCTCAATCACGAACCGCTGCAACACCATAGCCATGGTGATAAGAACCTCCTGCTCAGCCAAATAGCGACCAATACACGAGCGAACACCAGTCCCGAAAGGCTTCCAAGAGTTGGGTGGCAGCCTTTCCCAACCACCATTGAGGAACCTTTCTGGTCTGAACTCGGCAGCGTCAGAGCCCCAAACAGCAGGGTCGTTGTGAAGACCCTTGAGATTGAACACCAGACTCTCGTTGGGAGTGACCTTGTACTTGCCGCCAATGATGGTGGTCTCCTTCGCCTGTCTCATGAAAGCCGGAATAGGACCACAGAAACGAAGAGCCTCCTTCATGGCAGCATCAATGTACTTGAGTTTGGGAATGTCCTCCAACTGCAGCTCCCTGCCTCCGAGCACAGCATCGACCTCGGCATAGCACTTCTGCAGGGCCTCGGGATGCTTGAGAAGGTTGTAGAACAAAAACATCATGGTACCAGCCGAAGTGTCGTGTCCTGCTACCAGGAAGGTAGCCATCTGGTATCGGATATTCTCATCGGTGAACCCCTTTCCAGTGACAGGGTCTTTGGCGTTGAGCATGACATTGAGAGTGTCGTCGACATCGGGGCGGGGATTGGCCTTGCGCTCTGCGACAATATCGTCGCAGACCTTCCACATGGAATGAATATTCTCCATCATCTGCCTCTTGCTGAGGAAGGCCAGAGTGTTCTGGATCTCGGGACGACTGGTCCGCTTGCCAGTCTCGATGAGAACATCACCCAGCTGCTTGGCGAACGGGATTAGCTCCTCGGAGTAGAAGGCATTGAAGCGGTAGTTGAAGGCACAGAGACCGATAACGTCAAACGCCAGACGAGTGAAATCGTCATGGGTTGAGATGCGGTAGTCTGGGCCGAAGCGATCCCAGCGGAGGATCATCTGAGAGAGGATATCCGTCATCTTGGGGAACATGGTGCGGACATGTAGCGGGCCAAAGGCCGGTAGAAGAGTTCTGTGGGCGATTCCCCATTCCTGCCAACAGGGTTAGCTAATGTTGACACGATCTCTGAGGTTGAAAATGGCTGACTTCTTCCTCGTTGTATGATGTGAATAGACCGTTTTTGACAAACACCCTGATGGCCTCCTGGGCACCAGCAACTTTCTTCTCGAATCGCTTCTCGTCGCACACCTCGTTTATCAGAGCATGACTGGACAGGACGACAATCTTTCTCTTGACGAGGTTGAGTGTGAAGATGGGACCGTAGACATCGGCAAGTCTCCATAGGGATCCCATGGAGAACTCGGGGTTGATCTCTCCCAGGTTGCCGGTAAGCCATCTCTCGGGTGGTTGAGGGATTGGCTCTCCTTCTCCGATCTCTTCCAgcgctggtgttgctggcttGGGTGTTGACTCTGAACGTGCTGAATGTGATGAACCCGGTGGCTTGGCAGCCCCTTCAACGTGGAAGGGACAAGACATGGTGAGTGTTGTAATAAGTCGATCCAACGTTGAGAGATAAGGCAAGGTAGGTATGTTGAAGTCGAATGTGGTCAAAGCTTCAGATGACGACACTTGCGTAATGATATCAAATTACCACCCAGCATCAGAACTCTGAAGAGGGGGAATTAACTGTATATAAATACCCCTAATCCATCTGACTCCTTCGCCTTTGTCCAGCACCATCTTGATACGAAGCTCTTGGGCCGAGGCCAAATCCGGAGGTCGCCATGAAGTCGCACCGATTGGTCATTACTTAAGTAACATTGCTGGCATGCTGCCGCACTGGTGAAGATACAGAGTACAAGGCATGACGCCTGGGCAGCCAGGGTCGGTGTGGAGTTGTGGAACTTCTCACCCGTCACAGATCAGGAAGGGTGGAAGGATGTGAGTGGAAGCatgaggtgggtggtgggctgAGTAAGGGGCTGTCTCATCCCTTTAATTGAACCCGTCGTCATTGCTGCAACGCCAGCGAAACCGACAGGCCGAACGCCAGCGGGATTCACGTGCAACCATCCGTTGTCCGGATGGaaccgaggaggaaggcgagcGGTGCTCGTAATAAGGGCAAACAAGTTGTCAGAATGCCTCAGTTTGCTGTCACTCTTGCTTCATGAGGTTGCGTTGGCAGTTGATCTGGGGTGGAGAGTGGCTCCGCTCTTGGTGCCGTTCAACCGTCCGTTTCTCTCTTGACGGCTATCAACTGAACTCGTCACCCTTTCTAGAACTTCGACTTCATCAGATCTCCATCCAGCTTTTTTCCGATTGTGCCATGGAACACTAGAGTTCGATACGACCGCGCCAGCGATTGCCCCCGTCGCACAGCGGCAGATACCGGCAGATCAACAAAACCGCAACGGTCAGCCAAGCCCAGGAGATGGAGCTCGATTTCTTTCCGGATCCCGAACGCCGTTTGCTCACACACTCACGCCTCGGCATTTGCGAGCGGTCATATCGGCGATGAGATCACAAAGGCCATGCCCTATGCCTCTTTCTTATTATTGACGCTGCGTTCCGTGTTCTGTCCAAATCTTCGAAAAACACGAAACATTCCAGTCAAATCACTCTCTTCAGACCCTGAAGACACTGCCAAGTCCCCGAGCTGTCCAGAAACGGCAACGGTACGGTCTGTCATCGGAATGTCACTACCCTCATCTGATTGGTTGCGCAAAAGACAGAGAGAATGTCACTGCCTCGAAATGATTGGTTCAATGGCTTCGGCAGTTGTGCGTTAAGGCTGAGAACCTTGATAAACTCGATGCCAAATGGCAGCCAAGAAGAGACCATTGATATTcagacttttttttttctttttttttttggagttGGGAAACTTCTTCTTGAGTCTCTTGTCatcaagaagagaaaaaaacaccaaTTGTTGTGAAAACACCACTCAGTTGTTCAGCTTCTTTTGCGTCTCCGTCACAACAATCATCCTTCTGTTATCTCTCCACCGGCACTTACACCTCTCATCTCAACTCCGCTCAGGAGAAAGTAAACAACAATGTCCACCAcaaaccctaacccagcTCCCTATCAACCCCCCGACATCACCGaaaagcccaccaccaccaccaccaccaccaccatcaccagcaatGACCCCGAGAAGCaaacccttcctccccccctccccccatgcGCCGAACCAAAATCCACCTTCCAAGCCCTATCCTTCCTCGACCGCTTCCTAGCCCTCTGgatcttcctcgccatgctcatcggcgtcctcctcggtaACTTTGTCCCCAACACCGGCCCTGCCCTCCATCGCGGCACCTTTTTCGACGTTTCCGTCCCAATAGCAGTCGGACTCCTGGTAATGATGTATCCCATCCTCTGCAAAGTCAAATACGAGTCCCTGCACAAAGTCTttcaagaaaaagaagtcTGGGTGCAACTTGCCTTCAGCATTGTGGTGAACTGGGTGGTAGCACCGCTGTTCATGCTTGCCTTGTCGTGGGCGTTCTTGCCGGATGAGGAAGGGTTAAGGCAGGGGTTGATTCTGGTTGGTGTGGCGAGGTGTATTGCTATGGTTTTGATCTGGAATAATCTTGTAATTATCCCCTCCCGTCTGAGATCCCACACAGTGATGCTGACGATAAACAGGCCAACGGCAGCAGCGACTACTGCGCCATCCTCGTGGCGGTCAACTCCCTCCTTCAAATCGTCCTCTTCGCACcgctgtcgttgttgttcATACGAGTCTTTGACCCCAaaagcaccaccgccatcagcATCTCCTACTCCACCGTCGCGACCTCTGTCGGCatcttcctcggcatcccCCTCGCTGCCGCGATCATGACCCGCTTtgccctcctctttctcacCTCCCCGGACTTTTACAACAAGAAGTTTATTCCagtcatctcccccctctccctcatcggCTTGTTGTACACCATCCTCGTGCTCTTCGCGTCTCAGGGAAAGCAGGTGGTCCACCAGATTGTCTCCGTCGTGAGGGTGTCCGCGCCGTTGATTGTTTATTTCACCGTAATCTTCTTTGCTACCTTGTTCGCGTGCAGGAGGTTGGGGTATAGATACGAGTTTGGTGTTACCCAGAGTTTTACCGCGGCGAGCAACAACTTTGAGCTGGCGATTGCCGTTGCG is a window of Podospora pseudopauciseta strain CBS 411.78 chromosome 1, whole genome shotgun sequence DNA encoding:
- the ARR3 gene encoding arsenicals resistance (EggNog:ENOG503NUWB; COG:P), coding for MSTTNPNPAPYQPPDITEKPTTTTTTTTITSNDPEKQTLPPPLPPCAEPKSTFQALSFLDRFLALWIFLAMLIGVLLGNFVPNTGPALHRGTFFDVSVPIAVGLLVMMYPILCKVKYESLHKVFQEKEVWVQLAFSIVVNWVVAPLFMLALSWAFLPDEEGLRQGLILVGVARCIAMVLIWNNLANGSSDYCAILVAVNSLLQIVLFAPLSLLFIRVFDPKSTTAISISYSTVATSVGIFLGIPLAAAIMTRFALLFLTSPDFYNKKFIPVISPLSLIGLLYTILVLFASQGKQVVHQIVSVVRVSAPLIVYFTVIFFATLFACRRLGYRYEFGVTQSFTAASNNFELAIAVAVAAFGAESDQALAATVGPLIEVPVLLGLVYGVRWVVKRRGWE